ATACATTTCCATGTAATTGCGCTGTTTAGGTGTAAGCAGTGCCTGGTAAAAATCAAACAAGTAATTGATACGTGTGGTTTTATCTAACATTCCAAACACCCCTTGTTAAGTGAAATTCCTTTACGAAGTAATCATAACGAATCCTTCCTTAATCTGTCAACAAGGACAGAAATTAAGCATTTTCATCTTCTAGCATATCAGCAAACAAACCAAATACAAAGGCATCTGCGTTAAACTTTTGCAGATCCGTCATTTTTTCACCTAGTCCAACGTATTTAACTGGAATTCCCAATTCATTGCGAATAGCTAAGACAATTCCACCCTTAGCAGTTCCATCTAGCTTTGTTAGAATGATTCCGGAAACGTTGGTAGCTTCTGAAAATATTTTGGCCTGACTCATTGCGTTTTGACCGGTAGTCGCATCGAGAACCAATAGTACTTCATGTGGCGCACCTGGAATTTCACGCTCGATTACCCGTTTTACTTTCGCCAGTTCGTTCATCAGGTTTACCTTATTTTGTAACCGGCCGGCTGTGTCACAGATTAGTACATCCGCATCTCTGGTCTTTGCCGCTTTAATCCCATCAAAGATAACTGCTGCCGGATCACTGCCGGCCCCTTGCTTAACAATGTCAACCCCTGCGCGCTCACCCCATACCTCAAGTTGTTCAATCGCACCTGCACGGAAGGTATCTCCAGCTGCTAGCATTACTTTTTTGCCTTCCGATTTTAATTGGTAAGCAAGCTTACCTATCGAAGTTGTTTTACCAGCGCCGTTTACCCCAACAACAAGCAGGACGGTTAAATTGTCCTGCTGAAGATTTAATTTCTCTATCTCTTCATCGTCGTCACCGTAATAAATATCCACCAGTTTTTCAGAAATTACTTCTTTCACATCTTGAGTATCTTTAATGTTGCGGCGCTTCACTTCCATTTTTAACTCATCAATCAAATCCATTACGGTCATCACACCAACATCGGCAGTAATGAGTACCTCTTCCAATTCCTCAAAAAAATCTTCGTCCACTTTGCGGTATTTCGCAATTAAATCATTGATCTTACCTGAGAAGGAATTTCTCGTTTTAGTCATTCCTTCTTTATACTTTGTTGATAGTTCTTCCTCGTCATTTTGCTTAAATTTATTTTTCAATTTATCCATAAAACCCATTCGTAAAAACCTCCTTTAAAATTGTACTAATTCTTTTGTATCCTCCAAACGAACAGACACCAGTCTTGAGACACCAGATTCCTGCATCGTCACGCCATATAATACATCCGCTTCCTCCATCGTTCCTTTTCGATGTGTGATGACGATAAACTGCGTATCCTCGCTATACATCTTTACATATTGGGCAAACCGTGTAACATTTGCTTCATCAAGTGCCGCTTCCACCTCATCAAGGACACAGAACGGTACAGGTCTCACTCGTAATATTGCAAATAACAGAGCAATAGCGGTTAATGCCCGCTCACCACCTGAAAGAAGACCCAAATGCTGAAGTTTTTTGCCTGGTGGCTGAGCTATTATTTCTACCCCTGTTTCCAGCATATCGTTTGGATCGGTCAGTTTTAATTCCGCATGACCTCCACCAAATAATTTTTCAAACACGATTGCGAACTCATCCTTAATTTTCGTAAAAGTAGATGAAAAACGCTTTTGCATCTCTTCATCCATTTCGGCAATAACCGTAAACATTGTTTCCTTAGCATGAACAAGGTCATCTTTTTGATCAGATAAAAATGTGTACCGTTCCATGATTCGATCATACTCATCAATAGCACCCAAATTAATGGTACCCAAATCTTCAATGGATCGCTTAATTTGCTTGACATGTGATTTCGTTTTATCAAGATTACTTGTTTTAGGGTATGTTTCTTTCGCCCTTTCGTATGTTAGTGTATATTCTGTTTGTAATCTAGTTAAACGATTCTCAAGCTCGACATCCAGACGATTGGACTTAACCTCGAGATCTTGAAGGTGTGAAGTGAGAACCTGATGAGATTTGTTTAATTCTTTCAATTCTCTTTCGGCATCCTGGACAAACTGTGTTAGATTGCTGCGGGCCGTTCGTTTTTCCTGAATGATTGAGGTTAGATTATCTTTGTTAGTTTGATATTCACCTATATCAGCAGATATCTGTGTTTCAGTTACCTCATTTTCCTTTAAATCAATTAATTCCTGTAATTTGTCCCGATATTCCTCAAACTGCTGGTTTTGTTCGTTAATATCCTCTGTCAATGCTTTTGTTTTACCACGTTGGTTTTTTACACGCTCTTCTAATTCTGCCAGTAATATTTGATTCTGATGAAAATCATGTTGTGTTTGTTCATTGTTTTCTTTTAACATCTTTTCCTGTTCACCCAACTCATCAATCTTTTGGGCGATAATTGATATCTTGTTTTCTATTTGATTTAATTCCTGTGATAAGAATTTTTGACGTTTGGATAGTTCACTTTCTTCCGCTTCAAACTGCAGTTTATCCTGATCATATAAAGTTAGGTTATTACTCACCGAGGACAGCTTCATGTCAATTTGACTGAATTTTGTTTTAGTCTCCTGTAAGGATTGCCGGCTATCCACAAGTTCTGCCTGTTTTTGTTCTAAGCCTTGTTCCTTTTGCACGATTGATTCCCTCGAGTTCTGTACCTTTTTCTCAAACTGAACTGTTTTTTGTTGAAAGTCCGTAAGTTTTTCGGTGATTTCCTGCAACTCTTGATCACGCGTAAACAAAGACTGGTTTGTTTTTTTGGCCGCTCCGCCGGACATGGATCCCCCTGGATTGACAACATCACCATCAAGTGTGACAACACGGTATTTGCGCATTACTAGTGACGCAATTTCATTTGCTGCCTTTAATGATGTCGCAATTATTACATGACCCATCAAATGTTCAACAGCTTTTTGGTGGACTGCTTCACATTTTATTAGTTTTGATGCGATTCCAATAAATCCTGAATGATCTTTCACCTTTGCCAACAGGCTTTCAGACATGAACCTGGATTGGATTGATTTAAGTGGCAAAAATGTTGCTCTGCCATTATTCGTCTTCTTTAACCAGTTAATTGCTTCACGGGCTACGTAATCTTCATCAACGACAATATGCTGAGCCTGCCCACCTAGGACGGTTTCGATGGCAGTAACATATTTCTTTGGAACATTTATTAGTTCAATAACCGCGCCGTGAATATGCGATAATTTATTTTCTTCCCGTGCTTTTAACACTGCTTTGACACCATGAAAAAAACCCTGAAAGTCCTCTTTCATTTCTTCAAGCATTTCTTTTCTAGATTTCATTTTTTCTATGTATTGATATGCCTGATTAAGTTTTATTTGTAACTCATCGTAAACCTTTTTCTCATCACCTAGCGCAGCTTTTATTTTCTCTGCCTCTTTTTCATTCGTTTGGAATTGCCTTTCCAGATGGCTAAGTGTTTCTTCCACCGCTTCTTTTTTATTTTCAAGATTTTCTCTTGCCTGCACAACATCCTTGTTCTTATCTTCCTGTCTGTGCTTTTTAACAAGTAACTGGTTGATTTGTTGTTCAATTGATTGTTGTTCATTGCGATTTGCAGCCCGATTGTTCAGATATTCGATATACTCCGTTTTAAGTTCTTCGATTTCGTCTGCAATGGATTCCTTATCCAGTGTAAGTTGTTTTTTAAGATCGGCTACCTTCGTTTTCACTGCATCACGTTCACGTATTAAGGTGGCTAGTTGTTCTTTTTCTTGTTGAAGTGTCGAAGTTAAATCCTGAATCCGGCCCTGTGCCTCATTTTTGTCCGTCTCCAAATTTGAACGATTTTCTTCATAATGTTTCATGCGCTCTTGTAAAACATGCTTTCTTCCTTCAAATTGTTCAAGCTTTTGAGTAGTTTCCAATAAAGAGGTTTGAACCTGTTCAATTTCGTCATCTAACGAGTTGATTTTACTGCGCTCTTCTTCCAAGTTAGCTTCTTTTTTTTGAAT
This Virgibacillus phasianinus DNA region includes the following protein-coding sequences:
- the ftsY gene encoding signal recognition particle-docking protein FtsY, with product MGFMDKLKNKFKQNDEEELSTKYKEGMTKTRNSFSGKINDLIAKYRKVDEDFFEELEEVLITADVGVMTVMDLIDELKMEVKRRNIKDTQDVKEVISEKLVDIYYGDDDEEIEKLNLQQDNLTVLLVVGVNGAGKTTSIGKLAYQLKSEGKKVMLAAGDTFRAGAIEQLEVWGERAGVDIVKQGAGSDPAAVIFDGIKAAKTRDADVLICDTAGRLQNKVNLMNELAKVKRVIEREIPGAPHEVLLVLDATTGQNAMSQAKIFSEATNVSGIILTKLDGTAKGGIVLAIRNELGIPVKYVGLGEKMTDLQKFNADAFVFGLFADMLEDENA
- the smc gene encoding chromosome segregation protein SMC; translated protein: MYLKRLESVGFKSFAERIQVDFVPGVTAVVGPNGSGKSNITDAIRWVLGEQSAKSLRGSKMEDIIFQGSDSRRALNVAEVSLVLDNNDHAVPLDYEEISITRRVYRSGDSEFYINKQSCRLKDIVDLFMDSGLGREAFSIISQGKVEEILSSKAEERRTIFEEAAGVLKYKQRKKKAEYKLAETQENLNRVEDIVHEIEQQLGPLQEQAEKAKRYNQAMEELKQQEISLMVTEIEQLHSQWQQLLEKSEKEKENELAMKTDIQKKEANLEEERSKINSLDDEIEQVQTSLLETTQKLEQFEGRKHVLQERMKHYEENRSNLETDKNEAQGRIQDLTSTLQQEKEQLATLIRERDAVKTKVADLKKQLTLDKESIADEIEELKTEYIEYLNNRAANRNEQQSIEQQINQLLVKKHRQEDKNKDVVQARENLENKKEAVEETLSHLERQFQTNEKEAEKIKAALGDEKKVYDELQIKLNQAYQYIEKMKSRKEMLEEMKEDFQGFFHGVKAVLKAREENKLSHIHGAVIELINVPKKYVTAIETVLGGQAQHIVVDEDYVAREAINWLKKTNNGRATFLPLKSIQSRFMSESLLAKVKDHSGFIGIASKLIKCEAVHQKAVEHLMGHVIIATSLKAANEIASLVMRKYRVVTLDGDVVNPGGSMSGGAAKKTNQSLFTRDQELQEITEKLTDFQQKTVQFEKKVQNSRESIVQKEQGLEQKQAELVDSRQSLQETKTKFSQIDMKLSSVSNNLTLYDQDKLQFEAEESELSKRQKFLSQELNQIENKISIIAQKIDELGEQEKMLKENNEQTQHDFHQNQILLAELEERVKNQRGKTKALTEDINEQNQQFEEYRDKLQELIDLKENEVTETQISADIGEYQTNKDNLTSIIQEKRTARSNLTQFVQDAERELKELNKSHQVLTSHLQDLEVKSNRLDVELENRLTRLQTEYTLTYERAKETYPKTSNLDKTKSHVKQIKRSIEDLGTINLGAIDEYDRIMERYTFLSDQKDDLVHAKETMFTVIAEMDEEMQKRFSSTFTKIKDEFAIVFEKLFGGGHAELKLTDPNDMLETGVEIIAQPPGKKLQHLGLLSGGERALTAIALLFAILRVRPVPFCVLDEVEAALDEANVTRFAQYVKMYSEDTQFIVITHRKGTMEEADVLYGVTMQESGVSRLVSVRLEDTKELVQF